One stretch of Juglans microcarpa x Juglans regia isolate MS1-56 chromosome 3D, Jm3101_v1.0, whole genome shotgun sequence DNA includes these proteins:
- the LOC121256216 gene encoding 1,4-dihydroxy-2-naphthoyl-CoA synthase, peroxisomal-like, translating to MAQMAEQDMNTVSRRVASVAQHFIPVHLPSNESGSLGLSNTSNINDSYHRVHGEVPTHPAVWRSVARDDSGKEFQFTDIIYEKAEGEGIAKITINRPERRNAFRPQTIKELIVAFNDARDDNTIGAIIFTGKGTQAFCSGGDQAVRKADGYADYDKFGRLNVLDLQVQIRRLPKPVIAMVAGYAIGGGHILHMVCDITIAADNAIFGQTGPKVGSFDAGYGSSIMATLIGPKRAREMWFLARFYTAPEAEKMGLVNTIVPLESLEQETVKWCREIVRNSPMSIRVLKSALNAVDDGHAGLQQLAGDATLLFYGSEEGIAGKTAYLEHKRPDFSKFPWRP from the exons ATGGCACAAATGGCAGAGCAAGACATGAACACCGTGTCCAGAAGAGTGGCTTCGGTGGCCCAACACTTCATTCCGGTTCATTTGCCTTCCAATGAATCCGGTTCCCTCGGGTTATCTAACACCTCCAATATAAACGACAGCTACCATCGGGTACACGGTGAAGTTCCAACTCACCCGGCTGTGTGGAGATCGGTTGCTCGCGATGACTCCGGCAAGGAGTTTCAGTTCACCGATATTATCTATGAGAAAGCCGAGGGCGAGGGGATCGCAAAG ATTACGATCAATAGGCCAGAGAGACGTAATGCGTTCAGGCCACAGACAATAAAGGAGCTGATTGTGGCGTTTAATGATGCTAGGGATGATAATACTATCGGAGCTATCATTTTTACCGGCAAG GGAACCCAGGCATTCTGTAGTGGGGGTGACCAGGCTGTGAGGAAGGCAGATGGTTATGCTGATTACGACAAATTTGGTCGtcttaatgttttagatttgcaG GTGCAGATCCGTCGCCTTCCTAAGCCAGTGATTGCAATG GTTGCAGGCTATGCTATTGGAGGAGGGCATATACTACACATGGTCTGCGATATAACCATTGCAGCGGATAATGCTATTTTTGGCCAAACTGGTCCTAAG GTTGGAAGCTTTGATGCTGGTTATGGAAGTTCCATCATGGCCACTTTG ATTGGCCCTAAAAGAGCACGTGAAATGTGGTTTTTGGCAAGGTTCTACACAGCTCCTGAAGCAGAGAAAATGGGACTCGTTAACACTATTGTGCCG CTAGAGAGTTTAGAGCAAGAAACAGTTAAATGGTGCCGGGAGATCGTAAGAAACAGCCCAATGTCAATTCGGGTGCTGAAATCAGCTCTTAATGCAGTTGATGATGGCCATGCTGGGCTTCAG caACTTGCTGGAGATGCTACACTCCTATTTTATGGCTCCGAAGAAGGTATTGCAGGGAAGACAGCATATCTGGAACACAAACGCCCcgatttctcaaaatttccatGGAGGCCTTGA